A single region of the Variovorax paradoxus genome encodes:
- a CDS encoding ABC-F family ATP-binding cassette domain-containing protein gives MITLKNVILRRSAKVLLDGATVTLNPGEKVGLVGRNGAGKSTLFALLNGTLHEDGGDFSVPRHWRMAQVAQNMPETDESATEFVVGGDTRLTELREKLAAIEAAYEANPDDGDIGMELAHAYTDLADAGEHDAVPRAQALILGLGFKSHELDEPVNSFSGGWRMRLQLARALMCPSDLLLLDEPTNHLDLDALVWLEAWLQKYAGTMIVISHDREFLDAVTDVTLHIANAQLTRYGGNYSKFEDMRALQMEQQQVAFSKQQDKIAHLQKFIDRFKAKASKAKQAQSRVKALERMERVAPLLAEADFTFEFKEPGNIPNPMLSISNASFGYEIEGEEPKTILRGVSRSVLAGQRIGILGANGQGKSTLVKTIAREMGALAGQVTEGKGLNIGYFAQQELDVLRPQDTPLEHMVRMARELGSSVKEATGEQALRGFLGSFNFSGDMVKQPVGTMSGGEKARLVLAMMVWQRPNLLLLDEPTNHLDLATREALAVALNEFEGTLMLVSHDRALLRSVCDEFWLVGRGVVTDFDGDLDDYQRYLLDEAKRLREEAKVAVREAASAAAPAAAPPAAPSSIESESAAAGKNPQQRKQDAQGRQQRSDQAKPIKREIAQIDERLAAAGTERTALEARLAQPLPSAEIAEAGKRLKALNEEIGRLEERWLALSDQLEALAA, from the coding sequence ATGATTACTCTCAAAAACGTCATTCTTCGCCGCAGCGCCAAGGTCCTGCTCGACGGCGCCACCGTCACCCTCAACCCCGGTGAAAAGGTCGGCCTGGTGGGTCGCAACGGCGCGGGCAAGTCGACGCTGTTTGCATTGCTCAACGGCACGCTGCACGAAGACGGCGGCGACTTTTCGGTGCCCAGGCACTGGCGCATGGCCCAGGTGGCGCAGAACATGCCCGAAACCGACGAATCGGCGACCGAATTCGTGGTGGGCGGCGACACCCGCCTGACCGAGCTGCGCGAGAAGCTGGCCGCCATCGAGGCCGCCTACGAGGCCAACCCCGACGACGGCGACATCGGCATGGAACTGGCCCACGCCTACACCGACCTGGCCGATGCCGGCGAGCACGACGCGGTGCCGCGCGCGCAGGCCCTGATTCTTGGCCTCGGCTTCAAGTCGCACGAACTCGACGAGCCGGTGAACAGCTTTTCGGGCGGCTGGCGCATGCGCCTGCAGCTGGCCCGCGCGCTCATGTGCCCAAGCGACCTGCTGCTGCTCGACGAACCCACCAACCACCTGGACCTGGACGCGCTCGTCTGGCTCGAAGCCTGGCTGCAGAAGTACGCCGGCACCATGATCGTCATCAGCCACGACCGCGAGTTTCTCGATGCCGTGACCGACGTGACCCTGCACATTGCCAACGCCCAGCTCACGCGCTACGGCGGCAACTACAGCAAGTTCGAGGACATGCGCGCGCTGCAGATGGAGCAGCAGCAAGTCGCCTTCAGCAAGCAGCAGGACAAGATCGCCCACCTGCAGAAGTTCATCGACCGCTTCAAGGCCAAGGCCAGCAAGGCCAAACAGGCGCAAAGCCGCGTCAAGGCACTGGAGCGCATGGAAAGGGTTGCGCCGCTCCTGGCCGAGGCCGACTTCACCTTCGAGTTCAAGGAGCCCGGCAACATTCCGAACCCGATGCTCTCCATCAGCAACGCGAGCTTCGGCTATGAGATCGAAGGCGAAGAGCCCAAGACCATTCTGCGCGGCGTCAGCCGATCGGTGCTGGCGGGCCAGCGCATCGGCATTCTGGGTGCCAACGGCCAGGGCAAGTCGACCCTGGTGAAGACCATTGCGCGCGAGATGGGCGCGCTGGCCGGCCAGGTCACGGAGGGCAAGGGCCTCAACATCGGCTACTTCGCGCAGCAGGAACTCGACGTGCTGCGCCCGCAGGACACGCCGCTGGAGCACATGGTGCGCATGGCGCGCGAGCTCGGCAGCAGCGTGAAGGAAGCCACCGGCGAGCAGGCCCTGCGCGGCTTTCTGGGCAGCTTCAACTTCAGCGGCGACATGGTGAAGCAGCCCGTGGGCACCATGAGCGGCGGCGAAAAAGCGCGCCTGGTGCTCGCGATGATGGTGTGGCAGCGCCCCAACCTGCTGCTGCTGGACGAGCCCACCAACCACCTGGACCTTGCCACCCGCGAGGCGCTGGCCGTGGCCCTGAACGAGTTCGAAGGCACGCTGATGCTCGTGAGCCACGACCGTGCGCTGCTGCGCTCGGTGTGCGACGAATTCTGGCTCGTGGGCCGCGGCGTGGTCACCGATTTCGACGGCGACCTCGACGACTACCAACGCTACCTGCTGGACGAAGCCAAGCGGCTGCGCGAAGAGGCCAAGGTGGCCGTGCGCGAGGCGGCAAGTGCCGCTGCCCCTGCTGCGGCCCCGCCCGCAGCGCCGTCGTCCATCGAGAGCGAATCCGCGGCCGCCGGCAAGAACCCGCAGCAGCGCAAGCAGGACGCCCAGGGCCGCCAGCAACGCAGCGACCAGGCCAAGCCGATCAAGCGCGAAATCGCGCAGATCGATGAGCGCCTGGCCGCGGCGGGCACGGAACGCACCGCGCTGGAGGCGCGCCTGGCGCAGCCGCTGCCGTCAGCCGAAATTGCCGAAGCAGGCAAGCGGCTGAAAGCCCTCAACGAAGAAATCGGCCGCCTCGAAGAGCGCTGGCTGGCCCTTTCGGACCAGCTCGAGGCGCTGGCGGCCTGA
- a CDS encoding helix-turn-helix domain-containing protein, whose amino-acid sequence METIAARALAARKFAKMTQKQAEAASGVKQSNISKIERGDTGRSMGLLALARAYRVDPNWLDTGDGPAPWDTVQQRPARDNANEPPGPYRVTRTPPPIPSFSPGTPGTVPLIAWADAACWSTPGRAPLEAERWIPCVAHHSAGNTYALRVRGDSMTAPSGSMKSYPAESIIFVDTLRTAPEDGERVIAKLESSNEITFKVFKEEDGRRWLLPLNPNHEPIRMEFTVLGTVIGKWEDED is encoded by the coding sequence ATGGAGACTATTGCAGCGCGTGCACTGGCAGCACGCAAATTTGCGAAGATGACCCAGAAGCAGGCTGAAGCCGCTTCGGGCGTCAAGCAGTCGAACATTTCAAAGATCGAGCGCGGCGACACCGGCCGCTCGATGGGCCTGCTTGCCTTGGCACGCGCGTATCGCGTCGACCCCAATTGGCTCGACACCGGCGACGGCCCGGCTCCATGGGACACGGTGCAACAGCGTCCGGCCCGCGACAATGCCAACGAACCGCCGGGCCCCTACCGGGTTACGCGCACCCCGCCTCCCATCCCGTCGTTCAGCCCGGGCACGCCCGGCACCGTGCCGCTCATCGCTTGGGCGGATGCCGCCTGCTGGAGCACCCCCGGACGGGCGCCGCTGGAGGCCGAGCGATGGATTCCCTGCGTTGCGCATCACAGCGCCGGCAATACCTATGCGCTGCGCGTGCGCGGCGACAGCATGACTGCCCCGAGCGGCAGCATGAAGAGCTACCCCGCGGAATCGATCATCTTCGTCGACACGCTGCGAACAGCGCCCGAAGACGGCGAGCGCGTCATCGCCAAGCTCGAGTCGAGCAACGAGATCACCTTCAAGGTCTTTAAGGAAGAAGACGGCCGCCGATGGCTGCTGCCGCTCAACCCCAACCACGAGCCGATACGCATGGAATTCACCGTACTCGGCACTGTCATCGGCAAGTGGGAAGACGAGGACTGA
- a CDS encoding amidohydrolase family protein — MDKDWLCFHPAPSKPRFIPPPGAVDAHCHVFGPGAVFPYAPQRKYTPCDASREQLFALRDLLGFERNVIVQATCHGNDNRALLDAIAHSNGRARGVASVDPAVSDAELRALHDAGVRGVRFNFLKRLTDFTPREVLMNIAERIAPLGWHVVVYFEAQDLPELWDFFTSLPTTVVVDHMGRPDVGQRVDAPQFERFVQLLREHSNVWSKVSCPERLSLSGPPTYDDVVPFARRLVEEFPDRVLWGTDWPHPNLKTHMPDDGTLVDMIPRIAPTEELQRKLLVDNPLRLYWA; from the coding sequence ATGGACAAGGACTGGCTATGTTTTCACCCGGCGCCGTCGAAGCCCCGCTTCATCCCGCCGCCGGGCGCGGTGGACGCGCATTGCCACGTCTTCGGGCCGGGCGCCGTGTTCCCTTATGCGCCGCAGCGCAAATACACGCCGTGCGATGCCTCCAGGGAACAGCTCTTCGCACTGCGCGATCTGCTGGGCTTCGAGCGCAATGTGATCGTGCAAGCCACCTGCCACGGCAACGACAACCGCGCCCTGCTCGACGCCATTGCGCATTCGAACGGGCGTGCCCGCGGCGTAGCCTCGGTCGACCCCGCCGTGAGCGACGCCGAACTCCGCGCGTTGCACGACGCCGGCGTGCGCGGCGTGCGCTTCAACTTTCTGAAGCGGCTGACCGACTTCACGCCGCGCGAGGTGCTGATGAACATTGCCGAGCGCATCGCGCCGCTGGGCTGGCACGTGGTGGTGTATTTCGAAGCGCAAGACCTGCCCGAGCTCTGGGATTTCTTCACCAGCCTGCCCACCACGGTGGTGGTCGACCACATGGGCCGGCCCGACGTTGGCCAGCGCGTCGACGCGCCGCAGTTCGAACGCTTTGTGCAGCTGCTGCGCGAGCATTCGAATGTCTGGTCCAAGGTGAGCTGTCCCGAGCGCCTGTCGCTTTCCGGCCCGCCGACCTACGACGACGTGGTCCCTTTCGCGCGGCGACTGGTCGAGGAGTTTCCAGACCGCGTGCTGTGGGGCACCGATTGGCCGCACCCCAACCTCAAGACACACATGCCCGACGACGGCACGCTGGTCGACATGATTCCGCGCATTGCGCCAACGGAAGAACTCCAGCGCAAGTTGCTGGTGGACAACCCGTTGCGGCTGTACTGGGCGTAG
- a CDS encoding LysR substrate-binding domain-containing protein, which yields MDLKQLEYFVHVAELGSFTRASIVIDVAQPALSRQVRQLEVELRQNLLTRNGRGVTLTDAGKLLLEHARGILHQIERAKEDLGLLRGALAGRVAVGLPPSIAKRIAVPLTRAFRQKLPDASLSITEALSSALQEAVTAGRIDLALLYNPVPSADIDSVVILEEDLYLVGPVQPGGGKADGPVSLREVASAPLVIPTKPNSIRMLVEAEMANIGCRPSISMEIDGVGAILDLVIEGMGQAVLSSNAILTAPRPEAFAIRRIENPPLRSRLALALSSQRPTTLTQQAVLELVREVVAQTMNGA from the coding sequence ATGGACCTCAAGCAGCTGGAATACTTTGTTCACGTCGCGGAGCTGGGGAGCTTTACCCGCGCGTCGATCGTGATCGACGTTGCGCAACCGGCGCTCAGCCGCCAGGTGCGCCAGCTCGAAGTGGAGTTGCGGCAAAACCTGCTCACACGCAACGGGCGGGGCGTCACCCTGACCGATGCGGGCAAGCTGCTGCTGGAGCACGCCCGGGGCATCCTGCACCAGATCGAACGCGCCAAGGAAGACCTCGGCCTGCTGCGCGGCGCGCTGGCCGGCCGCGTGGCGGTCGGGTTGCCGCCCAGCATTGCAAAGCGCATTGCCGTGCCGCTGACCCGTGCCTTCCGCCAGAAGCTGCCCGATGCCAGCCTCTCGATTACCGAGGCGCTTTCGAGTGCGCTGCAAGAGGCGGTAACTGCAGGCCGCATCGATCTTGCGCTGCTCTATAACCCGGTACCTTCAGCAGACATCGACAGCGTCGTCATCCTTGAAGAAGACCTCTACCTTGTGGGTCCGGTGCAGCCGGGCGGCGGCAAGGCCGATGGTCCGGTTTCGCTGCGCGAAGTGGCTTCTGCGCCGCTGGTGATTCCGACGAAGCCCAATTCGATCCGCATGCTCGTCGAAGCGGAGATGGCAAACATCGGATGCCGCCCTTCCATCTCGATGGAGATCGACGGGGTTGGCGCCATTCTCGACCTGGTCATCGAAGGCATGGGGCAGGCGGTGTTGTCGTCCAACGCGATTCTTACCGCGCCGCGCCCGGAGGCATTTGCCATTCGCCGCATCGAGAACCCGCCGCTGCGCAGCCGGCTGGCCCTTGCGCTCAGCTCGCAAAGGCCGACCACCCTCACCCAGCAAGCCGTGCTCGAACTGGTCCGCGAAGTGGTGGCCCAAACCATGAATGGCGCCTGA
- a CDS encoding Bug family tripartite tricarboxylate transporter substrate binding protein has product MNTIIPNITRRTALALAALSICASAGAQPSSTKPIRLVVPFGPGGVADLTARTVAQKMSESMGQSIIIDNKPGAGGVVAADTVAKAPPDGLTVLLMSNGNAVSVGLFKHLPFDTLKDFAPVSTLGYFDMAVVTAADSKLKTLQDLLAHAKAHPGTVNIGTINTGSTQHLAAELFKRSTGIDAQVVPFNGSPAMITALRGGQVDAGVEILAPILGQISGKALRPLAVMGAKRSFALPDTPTVAESGAPGFKVASWNALAVPAKTPPAVIARLNKEANAALAAPDVKERLRLLGVEAQGSTTQQQAELLKSEIQRWSEVIRLAGIPKQ; this is encoded by the coding sequence ATGAACACCATCATCCCGAACATTACCCGGCGTACTGCGCTCGCGCTTGCCGCGCTTTCCATTTGCGCAAGCGCGGGTGCGCAGCCCTCGTCGACAAAGCCGATACGCCTTGTCGTGCCCTTCGGTCCCGGCGGGGTTGCCGACCTGACAGCGCGAACCGTTGCGCAGAAGATGTCGGAGTCAATGGGACAAAGCATCATCATCGACAACAAGCCCGGCGCCGGTGGCGTGGTCGCCGCCGACACGGTGGCCAAGGCGCCGCCGGACGGGCTGACGGTCTTGCTGATGTCCAACGGCAATGCCGTGAGCGTGGGGCTCTTCAAGCACCTGCCGTTCGACACGCTGAAAGATTTTGCGCCGGTCTCGACGCTCGGCTACTTCGACATGGCGGTGGTGACCGCCGCGGATTCGAAGTTGAAGACGCTGCAGGATCTGCTCGCTCATGCAAAGGCGCACCCTGGTACGGTGAACATCGGAACGATCAACACGGGCAGTACGCAGCACCTGGCGGCAGAGCTCTTCAAGCGCAGCACGGGCATCGATGCACAGGTAGTGCCGTTCAACGGCTCGCCCGCAATGATCACGGCGCTGCGCGGTGGGCAGGTCGACGCCGGTGTTGAAATTCTTGCGCCCATCCTGGGCCAGATCAGCGGCAAGGCGCTGCGGCCGCTCGCGGTGATGGGCGCCAAGAGGTCGTTTGCGCTACCGGATACGCCAACCGTCGCGGAGAGCGGTGCGCCGGGCTTCAAGGTCGCATCGTGGAATGCACTCGCGGTGCCTGCCAAGACGCCGCCCGCCGTCATTGCCCGGCTCAACAAGGAGGCCAATGCAGCCCTGGCCGCGCCGGACGTCAAGGAGCGGCTGCGTCTGTTGGGTGTCGAGGCGCAGGGGAGCACCACGCAACAGCAGGCCGAACTGCTGAAGAGCGAAATTCAGCGCTGGTCCGAGGTCATTCGCCTGGCCGGGATTCCCAAGCAGTAA
- a CDS encoding porin, which translates to MDMRTRACLAAGIATASLGSCPAFAQSASADSVSIYGVLDQYVGSLRRSDQAGRTRVLNSGGMTTSYWGVRGAEDLGGGLQAFFALESFIQADTGTFGRTSADPYFSRNSYVGLGGAYGQVSVGRQTNAMYAATGNFNPFLASANLSPVMLQVWNTGYDRAVLGDSVWDNTVQYTSPEMAGFRASAAYGFGEVANRPGRHNLNLTVNYANGPFAAVVSAQETDVGPGLAAPVTSQKARMAGLSYDFNVVKVYGQYFHADTPDIRTRARTAQLGVAVPAGAGRIMASVASTRRDMPLADTRRTTSAIGYDHYLSKRTDLYAVYLSDKLTGFDRRGNVALGVRHRF; encoded by the coding sequence ATGGATATGCGCACTCGCGCCTGCCTGGCTGCGGGCATTGCAACGGCTTCGCTCGGGTCTTGCCCGGCATTCGCGCAAAGCGCCTCTGCAGATAGCGTGAGCATCTATGGCGTGCTGGACCAGTACGTGGGATCGCTGCGCCGAAGCGATCAAGCGGGCCGCACCAGGGTGTTGAACAGCGGCGGCATGACCACTTCATACTGGGGCGTCCGGGGAGCAGAAGACCTGGGCGGTGGCCTGCAGGCGTTCTTCGCGCTGGAGAGCTTCATCCAGGCCGACACCGGCACGTTCGGGCGCACGTCAGCCGACCCATACTTCTCGCGGAATTCCTATGTGGGGCTGGGCGGGGCCTACGGCCAGGTGAGCGTAGGGCGGCAAACCAATGCGATGTATGCCGCAACCGGCAACTTCAATCCCTTTCTTGCGTCAGCCAACCTGAGCCCGGTCATGCTGCAGGTCTGGAACACGGGCTACGACCGGGCGGTGCTGGGCGACAGCGTGTGGGACAACACGGTGCAGTACACGTCGCCCGAGATGGCGGGCTTTCGCGCTTCCGCGGCGTACGGCTTTGGCGAGGTGGCAAACCGGCCCGGTCGGCACAACCTGAACCTGACCGTCAACTATGCGAACGGTCCGTTCGCAGCAGTGGTTTCTGCGCAGGAGACTGATGTGGGCCCGGGTCTCGCGGCCCCGGTCACAAGCCAGAAAGCGCGGATGGCCGGTCTCTCGTATGACTTCAATGTGGTGAAGGTGTACGGCCAGTACTTCCATGCCGATACGCCCGACATCCGCACCAGGGCGCGAACGGCCCAGCTTGGCGTTGCGGTGCCTGCAGGTGCGGGGCGGATCATGGCCTCGGTTGCCAGCACCCGCAGAGACATGCCGCTTGCGGATACGCGCCGGACCACATCGGCCATTGGATACGACCACTATCTTTCCAAGCGCACGGACCTCTACGCGGTGTACCTCTCGGACAAGCTCACCGGATTCGACAGGCGGGGCAACGTGGCGCTTGGCGTGCGGCACCGCTTCTGA
- a CDS encoding universal stress protein, which produces MRRRILVPIDPTDPARTRSAVDQVVRICQREPVAVRLLRVQPVVSGHVAMFFDAQELRELQEGAGAEELEFARNLLAMAGISCSTTVVIGRSAEAIVAAARDFGCDRIVFGREEPSLAGRIFGSLAQQVRQLSGASGGNFQIIGS; this is translated from the coding sequence GTGAGACGGCGCATTCTGGTCCCCATCGACCCGACCGACCCGGCCCGCACACGGTCGGCCGTCGATCAGGTGGTGCGCATCTGCCAGCGCGAGCCGGTAGCGGTCCGGCTGCTGCGGGTGCAGCCCGTGGTCTCCGGCCACGTGGCCATGTTTTTCGACGCGCAGGAACTGCGTGAGCTTCAAGAGGGCGCGGGCGCCGAAGAGCTGGAGTTCGCGCGGAACCTGCTTGCCATGGCCGGCATCTCTTGCTCCACCACGGTGGTGATCGGACGCAGCGCCGAGGCCATTGTCGCGGCGGCTCGCGACTTCGGCTGCGACCGCATCGTGTTCGGCCGGGAAGAGCCCAGCCTGGCAGGGCGCATCTTCGGTTCGCTGGCGCAGCAAGTGCGCCAGCTGTCGGGCGCGAGCGGCGGCAACTTCCAGATCATCGGCTCCTGA
- a CDS encoding TerC family protein — MSFLTSPDFWIALSQIILINIVLSGDNAVVIAMASRSLPPAQQKKAILFGSMGAIVLRVVLTFFAVYLLTLPYLKLVGAALLFWIGIGLLKGDDGEENLDGHSSLAAAIKTIVVADLVMSLDNVVGVAAAAKGNVPLLVFGLVISIPLIIFGSTLILKLMDRFPIIITLGAALLGWVAGEMAMSDPSIAGWAAEQHVLHKVVPAIGAISVVIVGKWLTSRQQPEPANA, encoded by the coding sequence ATGTCGTTTCTAACCAGTCCGGATTTCTGGATTGCCCTTTCGCAGATCATCCTGATCAACATCGTCCTGAGCGGCGACAACGCGGTCGTCATTGCCATGGCGTCGCGTTCGCTGCCACCGGCACAGCAGAAAAAGGCCATCCTGTTCGGCAGCATGGGCGCCATCGTGTTGCGCGTGGTGCTGACGTTCTTTGCCGTGTACCTGCTTACGCTTCCGTACCTCAAGCTCGTGGGCGCAGCATTGCTGTTCTGGATCGGCATCGGCCTCCTGAAGGGCGATGACGGCGAAGAAAACCTCGACGGCCACTCCAGCCTTGCAGCGGCCATCAAGACCATCGTGGTCGCCGACCTGGTCATGAGCCTGGACAACGTCGTCGGCGTCGCAGCCGCTGCCAAGGGCAACGTTCCGCTGCTCGTGTTCGGCCTGGTGATCAGCATTCCGCTCATCATCTTCGGCAGCACCCTCATCCTGAAGCTGATGGACCGTTTCCCGATCATCATCACGCTCGGCGCCGCACTGCTCGGCTGGGTGGCAGGTGAAATGGCGATGTCCGACCCGTCCATCGCAGGCTGGGCCGCTGAGCAGCACGTGCTGCACAAGGTGGTGCCCGCCATCGGTGCGATCTCGGTCGTGATCGTCGGCAAGTGGCTGACCAGCCGCCAGCAGCCGGAACCCGCCAACGCCTGA
- a CDS encoding sensor histidine kinase, with translation MRKPEPRLQRKLLAWLLGPLAVLLVLDTGAAYWNSLRFSNLAYDRALYEIGREIVLHVKLDGARPRLDLSEAAGNVLLLDQEDLLFYRVVSEDGVALGGDAEMPPPQQQDPTTPRFYRDSVRGQPVRMLVARMPIGGNPGAPMVKVQVAETLHKRTRLAWEMLANVVVPQLLLIVMATAVVWFGISRGLEPLQRLRRAVSDRSHLDLSPIDIQDVPGEVRPLVDEVNELMARLGRTFDFQNRFVADAAHQLKTPVSGLKAQIELALRENDAERVRHSLAQLYISADRLSRLVQQLLSLARNEPGALDAMQLEPLDLNAYALEVSMDWVPQAIKRDIDLGFEGVEHSLVINADRDRLRELINNLIDNAIRYSQPGGRVTVRVSQSGNDQCRLAISDDGPSVPVEERARIFERFHRLLGTQEDGSGLGLAIVSEIATLHGARITLEEDIDGVGNTFSVFFPLRAASA, from the coding sequence ATGCGGAAACCTGAACCCAGGCTGCAGCGCAAGCTGCTGGCCTGGCTGCTCGGTCCGCTGGCCGTGCTGCTGGTGCTCGACACCGGCGCCGCCTACTGGAACTCGCTGCGCTTTTCCAACCTGGCCTACGACCGCGCGCTGTACGAGATCGGGCGCGAGATCGTCCTGCACGTCAAACTCGACGGTGCCCGCCCGCGGCTCGACCTCTCCGAGGCCGCGGGCAACGTCCTGCTGCTCGACCAGGAAGACCTGCTGTTCTACCGCGTCGTCAGCGAGGACGGCGTTGCGTTGGGAGGCGATGCCGAAATGCCGCCGCCGCAGCAGCAAGATCCCACCACGCCGCGCTTCTACCGCGACTCGGTGCGCGGACAGCCGGTGCGCATGCTGGTGGCCCGGATGCCCATCGGCGGCAACCCCGGCGCGCCGATGGTGAAGGTGCAGGTTGCCGAAACGCTGCACAAGCGCACGCGGCTTGCCTGGGAAATGCTGGCCAATGTGGTGGTGCCGCAATTGCTGCTGATCGTGATGGCCACGGCGGTGGTCTGGTTCGGCATTTCGCGCGGCCTCGAGCCGCTGCAGCGGCTGCGCCGCGCAGTGTCGGACCGATCGCACCTGGACTTGAGCCCGATCGACATCCAGGATGTTCCGGGCGAGGTGCGGCCGCTGGTGGACGAAGTGAACGAGCTGATGGCGCGGCTTGGACGGACCTTCGATTTCCAGAACCGCTTCGTGGCCGACGCCGCCCATCAGCTGAAGACACCCGTCAGCGGCCTCAAGGCCCAGATTGAACTCGCCCTCCGGGAAAACGACGCCGAGCGGGTGCGCCATTCGCTTGCGCAGCTCTACATCAGCGCCGACCGGCTTTCCAGGCTGGTGCAGCAGCTGCTTTCGCTCGCACGCAACGAACCCGGCGCCCTCGACGCCATGCAGCTGGAGCCGCTCGACCTGAATGCCTACGCGCTGGAAGTCAGCATGGACTGGGTTCCGCAGGCAATCAAGCGCGACATCGACCTGGGCTTTGAAGGCGTGGAGCATTCGCTGGTGATCAACGCCGACCGCGACCGCCTGCGCGAACTGATCAACAACCTCATCGACAACGCCATTCGCTACAGCCAGCCAGGCGGCCGCGTGACCGTGCGCGTGAGCCAGAGCGGCAACGACCAGTGCCGCCTGGCCATCAGCGACGACGGGCCCAGCGTGCCGGTGGAGGAGCGTGCCCGCATCTTCGAGCGCTTTCACCGCCTGCTCGGCACGCAAGAAGACGGCAGCGGCCTTGGCTTGGCCATCGTCAGCGAGATTGCCACGCTGCACGGTGCGCGCATCACGCTGGAGGAAGACATCGACGGCGTGGGCAACACCTTCAGCGTCTTCTTTCCACTGCGCGCAGCTTCAGCCTGA
- a CDS encoding response regulator — MRILLVEDDKVLADALSRALVQSAHAVDIVSTGEEADHSLALGIYDLAILDIGLPKLSGLDVLQRLRARRSTMPVLMLTAFDTLQDRVRGLDLGADDYLAKPFDLPELEARVRALLRRSTNSTPYLEHGALRFDTVGRRVFYDKKPLDLSPRELAVLELLMMREGRVVGKEQMVNHLYGWGDEVGENAIEVNVYRLRKKLEPLGCEIRTVRGMGYLMDRSDAET; from the coding sequence ATGCGGATATTGCTTGTAGAGGACGACAAGGTACTGGCGGACGCTCTCTCGCGCGCGCTGGTTCAGTCCGCCCACGCAGTCGACATCGTCTCCACCGGCGAAGAAGCCGACCACTCGCTCGCGCTCGGCATCTACGACCTGGCCATCCTGGACATCGGCCTGCCGAAGCTGAGCGGGCTCGACGTGCTGCAGCGGCTGCGCGCGCGCAGGTCGACAATGCCTGTGCTGATGCTCACAGCCTTCGACACGCTGCAAGACCGCGTTCGCGGCCTCGATCTTGGCGCCGACGACTACCTGGCCAAGCCGTTCGACCTGCCGGAGCTCGAGGCCCGCGTGCGCGCACTGCTGCGCCGCAGCACCAATTCCACGCCCTACCTCGAACACGGCGCGCTGCGTTTCGACACAGTGGGCCGCCGCGTGTTCTACGACAAGAAGCCGCTGGATCTTTCGCCCCGCGAGCTTGCCGTGCTCGAGCTTTTGATGATGCGCGAGGGCCGCGTGGTCGGCAAGGAGCAGATGGTCAACCATCTGTATGGGTGGGGCGACGAGGTGGGTGAAAACGCAATCGAAGTCAACGTCTACCGGCTGCGCAAAAAGCTCGAGCCGCTCGGATGCGAGATTCGCACCGTGCGCGGCATGGGCTATCTGATGGACCGCAGCGATGCGGAAACCTGA
- a CDS encoding tRNA threonylcarbamoyladenosine dehydratase encodes MNATLPEALIAAAAVVTDTAAPDFARRFGGLERLYGVAGAARIRNAHVLVVGIGGVGSWAVEALARSGVGRLTLIDLDHVSESNINRQIHALDSTVGQAKVEAMRDRIAQINPECKVFAIDEFVEPGNWTALLDAAQAENGPATAVIDACDQVKAKLAMAAWARASRAAFVTVGAAGGKRHAHKVDIDDLSLVTHDPLLAQLRQRLRKEHGAPREGRKIGVACVFSRESVAPPDASCTIEGDGSLNCHGYGSVVSVTATFGQCAAGWVLDKIASNAAL; translated from the coding sequence TTGAATGCAACCCTTCCGGAAGCATTGATCGCCGCCGCGGCTGTCGTCACAGACACCGCGGCGCCTGACTTTGCGCGCCGCTTCGGCGGCCTCGAGCGCCTCTATGGCGTGGCGGGCGCCGCGCGCATCCGCAACGCGCACGTGCTCGTCGTCGGCATTGGCGGTGTCGGCTCCTGGGCCGTCGAAGCCCTGGCGCGCAGCGGAGTGGGGCGGTTGACGCTGATCGACCTCGACCATGTCTCGGAGTCGAACATCAACCGCCAGATCCACGCGCTTGATTCGACCGTGGGGCAAGCCAAGGTCGAGGCCATGCGTGATCGCATTGCGCAGATCAACCCCGAGTGCAAGGTGTTTGCCATCGACGAATTCGTCGAGCCCGGCAACTGGACGGCGCTGCTCGATGCGGCGCAGGCCGAGAACGGGCCCGCCACCGCCGTCATCGATGCGTGCGACCAGGTGAAGGCCAAGCTCGCGATGGCAGCATGGGCACGCGCCTCGCGCGCCGCCTTCGTCACCGTGGGGGCGGCCGGCGGCAAACGACATGCGCACAAGGTCGACATCGACGACCTTTCGCTCGTTACGCACGACCCGCTGCTGGCCCAACTGCGCCAGCGCCTGCGCAAGGAACACGGTGCACCGCGAGAAGGCCGCAAGATCGGCGTGGCCTGCGTCTTCAGCCGCGAAAGCGTTGCACCGCCTGATGCCTCCTGCACCATCGAAGGCGACGGCTCGCTCAACTGCCATGGCTACGGTTCCGTGGTGAGCGTGACGGCTACTTTCGGCCAGTGTGCGGCAGGCTGGGTTCTCGACAAAATCGCGAGCAACGCCGCGCTATAA